GACTCCGCTGGTCTCCCAGGGAGCCGGGGTGCAGCACAGAGTTTTTCTTCAAAGATAGAGTTTATTGCTAAAAATGTTTTGATCAGTGATAGCTCATATTTACATTGAtatgtttttaaaggaatattcAAGTAAACATTTCCAATAGTTTCTGGCATAATCTCTAGCTTTTTTCCTATAcacaaatgttaaaaataaataaactgtacACAGAAAATTTCCTTTAACATCTCTACAAGACTATATGTATTCCCACACAACAAAACGATTCCACTCTTTCATAGATTtgtacttttctttaaaatttcctcCTTAATTAATTGTTATACACTTTAAAAAACCCAAGAGCATGGTGAATTAGTTCAAACATCAGTGACAAGGTctgaagaagacaaaaaaaaaaaaaaaaaaaacagcacagagaaacaaTCATCTTCAGGCATGCTGccgttctttctttttttcccctccttttccttttgttaaaatCATCTTTACAGGAaatttctgcccttcccttctgcagGGAAGCGCACAGGTTCTGTGGGGACGGGTTTAAAATGTGGTCCtatgtctttaaaataataataataacaataataattataataataataaaaaacagctgCAATTTCCCCCCTTTCCTTTAAAATCTCTCTATTTACACggctggtaatttttttttaatttttttattttccttttgttagaAGGCTATATACGTATAAAAATAGACATCTGATTGTAGTGCTTTACTGTGCCTTTGGCCTGCCCTGCAGTTCCTGGGTTCGCTTTTCCCCtttcaaataaaataacattaaaataagtCAAAAAATggttccccccgccccctccggggggaaaaaaaatccaaacgaAAAAAGAAGCCAGTGCAAGGGGCCGaggggaggcgggcgggcgggcagtgcctgggcggcggtgccggtgtccgcggcgggaggcgcggggcggccgcggagccgcccgccggtggggcggccgcggggccggggccggggccggggccggggcggcgaggcCCCGGCTAGCAGGAGCACTTGCACTCGGAGATGAGCGGGTACTGCACGGGGATCCAGGTGCAGTACTTCTGGCTGGAccagccctggcagtgccagcgCAGGAAGGTCTTGGTGACGGACTTGACGGGCTTGCAGAACATGCCCTCGGGGAAGGAGCAGGACTTCTCCGCGAAGCAGTTGCCCTCCTTGATGTAGCGCGGCCAGAAGCGGACGCCCAGGTCCTTCCAGGTGTAGAGCACGGGGCAGTAGGTGTACGCCCAGAGCCACTGCAGCACCTTCCGCCGCGCCTTCTTGCCCACCTTGAGGCGCGGCCCGTGGGGCGGCGCGCCCAGCTCCAGCCGCCGCAgctccgcgggcagcggcgccgcccgcgcccgccccgccgccgccgccgccgccgccgccgcctcggcgcccgAGGCGTTCGCCGGGCCCGGCACCGCCACGGCCATGAAGCCGGGGTCGAAATGGCTGCCCAGCTTCTTCCGTAAAGTCCGCTCGTCCAGGTCCTGCTCCTTGGGGTCGTACTCGGGGTCCGGGTGCTCCACGATGTCTTTGACGGGCAGGTTGTCGCTGGGCGAGGGCCGGAGCCGCAGGAAGGGCTGGCCCCAGCCCGGccgcagcagccccaggcaggagcagagcaggagggccCGGATCGCCGTCATGCTccgggcgggcccggcccggcccggccggcaccCGCCGCCCTCGGCTCGGCGCTGGCTTCCCCGCGGGGCTGGCGCTGCGGGCTCGGCTCCTagcgctgcccggcggcgcctGCCAACTCCCGGGGATTCATAAATAGGCAGAGACAAAGTCCGGCGAGGCCCGTTACTTTAAATAGCTCGGCCGGGGTTGTGTGACAGACGCATCTGAGGCTCCCTCCGCTCCCGCGGCCCGGGCTcgctccccggggctccccgccgggCCGGCTCCAGCCGGGGCCGAGAGCGCCGGGGGGTCCGTGCctcccccgcg
This region of Dromaius novaehollandiae isolate bDroNov1 chromosome 14, bDroNov1.hap1, whole genome shotgun sequence genomic DNA includes:
- the LOC135329970 gene encoding noggin-2-like; this encodes MTAIRALLLCSCLGLLRPGWGQPFLRLRPSPSDNLPVKDIVEHPDPEYDPKEQDLDERTLRKKLGSHFDPGFMAVAVPGPANASGAEAAAAAAAAAGRARAAPLPAELRRLELGAPPHGPRLKVGKKARRKVLQWLWAYTYCPVLYTWKDLGVRFWPRYIKEGNCFAEKSCSFPEGMFCKPVKSVTKTFLRWHCQGWSSQKYCTWIPVQYPLISECKCSC